A single genomic interval of Methanobacterium sp. Maddingley MBC34 harbors:
- a CDS encoding putative transcriptional regulator (PFAM: HxlR-like helix-turn-helix) translates to MEFKWCTENNPCPIDIGVDYISKKWSLRIIKDMFFGKKQFKEFLESNPHLSGKVLSERLRDLQKLGIVKKNVVSSSPLRVEYQLTEKGMKLNRVIFELAAFGLEVCQNNNENYKDEVIKSMKEALNITD, encoded by the coding sequence ATGGAATTTAAATGGTGCACTGAAAATAATCCCTGTCCAATAGATATTGGAGTAGATTATATTAGCAAAAAGTGGAGTCTCAGAATAATTAAGGACATGTTCTTTGGTAAAAAACAGTTTAAAGAGTTTTTAGAATCTAATCCTCATTTAAGTGGTAAAGTTCTTTCAGAACGTTTAAGGGATCTTCAAAAATTAGGAATTGTAAAGAAGAATGTGGTGAGCTCATCCCCTTTAAGGGTAGAATACCAACTAACTGAAAAGGGAATGAAATTGAACCGAGTTATATTTGAACTTGCAGCTTTTGGCCTAGAGGTCTGCCAAAACAACAATGAAAATTATAAGGATGAAGTAATAAAATCAATGAAAGAAGCTTTAAATATAACTGATTAA
- a CDS encoding indolepyruvate ferredoxin oxidreductase, alpha/beta subunit, translating to MSTEIYYFSGSGNSFAVAKDVATKLNAILTPIMSVINQESITSKAEIIGLVFPIYDFKPPQFMETFISKLENIQSKYIFAICTYGVTPSKSLKHLEKTINFYGGHLSAGFAVEMPQNGLGSGKLTEIQQEMMFNNWENRVDEVCEDIKNMKTDEIETSILFFSFFNTRILKLVPVYLAFLNRMLFNGIDSLAFTSNEKCTGCGTCEKICTQSNIEIVNNKPVWSNHCINCFACLNWCPNGAITPGDADLGIKNYHHPEVKISDMINEKKEEI from the coding sequence ATGAGTACAGAAATTTATTATTTTTCAGGTTCAGGTAATTCATTTGCAGTAGCTAAAGATGTTGCAACAAAATTGAATGCTATTTTGACACCAATTATGTCGGTGATAAACCAGGAAAGCATAACTTCTAAAGCAGAAATTATCGGACTTGTATTTCCTATTTATGACTTTAAACCGCCCCAATTCATGGAAACATTCATCTCTAAACTTGAAAATATCCAATCCAAGTACATTTTCGCAATATGTACCTATGGAGTAACACCATCTAAATCTTTAAAACATCTTGAAAAAACTATTAACTTCTATGGAGGTCACCTATCCGCTGGATTTGCAGTCGAAATGCCTCAAAATGGGTTAGGATCCGGAAAATTAACTGAAATTCAACAGGAAATGATGTTTAATAATTGGGAAAATAGAGTTGATGAGGTATGTGAAGATATAAAAAACATGAAAACAGATGAAATAGAGACAAGTATTCTGTTTTTCAGCTTTTTTAACACTCGAATCTTAAAATTAGTTCCTGTTTATTTAGCATTCTTAAATCGTATGCTATTCAATGGCATTGACTCACTAGCCTTCACCTCAAATGAAAAATGCACAGGCTGTGGAACTTGTGAAAAAATCTGCACCCAGAGCAATATTGAAATAGTGAACAATAAACCAGTATGGTCAAATCATTGCATAAATTGTTTCGCCTGCCTCAATTGGTGTCCAAATGGAGCCATTACCCCTGGAGACGCGGATCTGGGTATTAAAAATTATCACCATCCTGAAGTTAAGATTTCAGATATGATAAATGAAAAGAAGGAGGAGATTTAA
- a CDS encoding transcriptional regulator (PFAM: Bacterial regulatory proteins, tetR family), producing the protein MQNKDIKASNSQTEAKKTTKEKIFDASVDLFSEKGFNDVTVREIAKEAGIREGSIYNHYKNKEAILDAIIDYFKSEITQNDLPEEESRKLMDQGPEVFFEDGAQMFMDRINIPQMEKIWRLVCIETYRNEKIREFFKKELLEEPLAGWENIFSIMIEKKMIKPVNPRTLAYEYWSYAIFLFFEYFILKYDEDFDSFMKLGLEKMINHTRFMFDAIKIEEEIN; encoded by the coding sequence ATGCAAAATAAAGATATCAAAGCTTCAAATTCTCAAACCGAAGCTAAAAAAACCACTAAAGAAAAAATATTTGATGCTTCAGTTGATCTTTTCTCTGAAAAAGGTTTTAACGATGTAACAGTACGGGAAATCGCTAAAGAAGCAGGAATAAGAGAAGGTTCAATATACAATCATTATAAAAACAAAGAAGCCATTTTAGATGCCATAATAGACTATTTCAAATCAGAAATCACACAAAACGACCTTCCAGAGGAAGAGAGCAGAAAATTGATGGATCAGGGCCCTGAAGTGTTTTTTGAGGATGGTGCCCAAATGTTCATGGACCGCATCAACATCCCCCAGATGGAAAAAATATGGCGCTTAGTTTGCATCGAAACCTATCGCAATGAAAAAATACGGGAATTTTTCAAGAAAGAACTATTAGAAGAACCCCTGGCAGGATGGGAAAATATATTCAGTATCATGATTGAAAAAAAGATGATCAAACCCGTAAACCCCAGAACACTGGCCTATGAATACTGGTCTTATGCAATTTTCCTATTTTTTGAATATTTTATCCTTAAATATGATGAAGATTTTGACTCTTTCATGAAGCTCGGTTTGGAAAAAATGATTAACCATACCAGATTCATGTTTGATGCTATAAAAATTGAGGAGGAAATAAATTAA
- a CDS encoding putative DNA-binding protein (PFAM: Protein of unknown function DUF134) — protein sequence MIYLIISKVLYKSYEYIFIICLGQKDVERYSNEPEIRCFKPDFKDYSQESGTIDVTMDEFEAIRLKDYQKINQEKAAEIIGISQPTLHRILNSARWKIANALVDGKILNIKGGDYMTAKMRYKCEKCGFEWHSPLKEYEKCPDCKSEDIYAINAEQEIQRPIGQQGMGRRGRGMGGGAGPPQVCKCQQCGYEAPKTPGVPCRNDKCPECGALLCGAD from the coding sequence ATGATATATTTGATCATAAGCAAAGTATTATATAAGAGTTATGAATATATATTCATAATATGTCTAGGCCAAAAAGATGTAGAAAGATATTCTAACGAACCAGAAATAAGATGTTTCAAACCAGATTTTAAGGATTATAGTCAGGAATCTGGGACCATAGATGTTACCATGGACGAATTTGAGGCCATAAGACTTAAAGATTACCAAAAAATCAACCAGGAAAAGGCAGCAGAAATCATTGGGATATCACAGCCTACTCTACACAGAATTTTAAATTCTGCTAGATGGAAGATAGCCAATGCATTGGTAGATGGCAAAATCTTGAATATCAAAGGAGGAGATTACATGACAGCTAAAATGAGATATAAATGTGAAAAATGTGGATTTGAATGGCACAGTCCCCTGAAAGAATATGAAAAATGTCCAGATTGTAAATCTGAGGACATATACGCCATTAATGCAGAGCAAGAAATCCAAAGGCCCATAGGGCAGCAGGGAATGGGGAGAAGAGGTCGTGGTATGGGTGGTGGAGCAGGCCCTCCCCAGGTGTGTAAATGTCAGCAGTGTGGATACGAAGCTCCTAAAACTCCTGGAGTGCCATGCAGAAACGATAAATGTCCCGAATGCGGTGCTCTACTTTGCGGGGCAGATTAA
- a CDS encoding hypothetical protein (PFAM: Dinitrogenase iron-molybdenum cofactor): MVLICVPSLDKNGLKGEISQHFGKTPYFVLIKWENDKIETFQIMESNGKHMGGQMTPGEFIAGSGANTLLCGNLGPKAVQMLQNAGIEVYSGASGTVIEAVQDWAEGKLKQASMDSACSDGHS; this comes from the coding sequence ATGGTATTAATATGCGTTCCCAGTCTTGATAAAAACGGTTTAAAGGGAGAAATATCCCAGCACTTTGGAAAGACCCCCTACTTCGTTTTAATCAAATGGGAAAATGATAAAATTGAAACTTTTCAGATTATGGAAAGTAATGGAAAACACATGGGTGGACAAATGACTCCCGGCGAATTCATCGCTGGTTCAGGAGCTAACACACTTTTATGTGGTAATTTAGGCCCTAAAGCTGTTCAAATGCTCCAAAATGCAGGAATTGAGGTGTATAGTGGAGCATCAGGAACAGTAATAGAAGCAGTTCAGGATTGGGCTGAAGGAAAACTGAAACAAGCCAGCATGGACTCAGCCTGCTCAGATGGCCATAGTTAA
- a CDS encoding ATPase involved in chromosome partitioning (PFAM: ParA/MinD ATPase like; ATPase MipZ), translating into MKEKISEEEHKKLLMQQEITIVKRMGNINHKIAVMSGKGGVGKSTVAVNLAVAFALKDYKTGLMDVDLHGPDIPHMLGVEKAVLDQSPEGILPLEVRENLEVLSIEFMLPSKGSPIIWRGPQKTGAIRQFLSDVIWGKLDVLVIDNPPGTGDEPLTVLQSVNQLDGVVMVTTPQAVAGEDVRKCVNMVKKLNIPIIGIIENMSGFTCPHCKQEIDIFGKGKGKELAEELNVPYLGSLPLETDVMENSDHGKPFLLHDSESEISKKFLEIFSKIENKIQK; encoded by the coding sequence ATGAAAGAAAAAATTTCAGAAGAAGAACATAAAAAACTCTTAATGCAACAGGAAATTACCATAGTAAAGCGGATGGGCAATATAAATCATAAAATTGCTGTAATGAGTGGTAAAGGGGGAGTGGGAAAGTCAACTGTCGCTGTTAACCTGGCAGTGGCCTTTGCTTTAAAGGATTATAAAACCGGTTTAATGGATGTTGATCTCCACGGCCCGGATATTCCCCATATGTTGGGGGTGGAAAAGGCAGTTTTAGATCAATCACCCGAGGGTATATTGCCGCTTGAAGTGAGGGAGAATTTGGAAGTTTTATCAATAGAATTCATGTTACCGTCCAAAGGATCTCCCATCATCTGGAGGGGGCCTCAAAAAACTGGTGCCATAAGACAGTTTTTATCTGATGTCATCTGGGGAAAACTGGATGTTCTGGTGATAGACAATCCACCGGGAACTGGAGATGAACCATTAACAGTCTTACAATCTGTTAATCAACTGGATGGTGTGGTCATGGTTACCACCCCGCAAGCAGTGGCAGGAGAAGATGTTAGAAAGTGCGTCAACATGGTTAAAAAGTTGAACATCCCAATAATCGGGATCATTGAGAACATGTCTGGTTTCACCTGCCCTCATTGTAAACAGGAAATTGATATTTTTGGAAAAGGAAAAGGAAAAGAACTGGCAGAAGAATTGAATGTACCATATCTGGGAAGCCTCCCACTGGAAACCGATGTTATGGAAAATTCTGATCATGGAAAACCATTCCTACTTCATGATTCAGAATCCGAAATCTCCAAAAAATTCTTGGAAATATTTTCTAAAATTGAAAATAAGATTCAAAAATAA
- a CDS encoding hypothetical protein (PFAM: Dinitrogenase iron-molybdenum cofactor), with translation MKVAIAATGETLDSQASPVFGRSSHLIVVDIVDKDFKDFKAIPNPAATEASAGIKTARLVGDEKAQALISGSVGPNAFEVLKQLEIKTYQMVPGTVEENLTLLSHGKLEELTPSAPQGRGMGMGGRRK, from the coding sequence ATGAAAGTAGCAATAGCAGCCACTGGAGAAACCCTTGATTCACAGGCCAGCCCAGTGTTTGGAAGGTCATCCCACCTGATAGTGGTAGATATAGTAGATAAAGATTTCAAAGATTTTAAAGCCATACCAAACCCAGCCGCAACTGAAGCAAGTGCAGGAATAAAAACTGCTCGACTAGTTGGGGATGAAAAAGCACAGGCTCTCATATCTGGATCAGTTGGTCCCAATGCATTTGAAGTCTTAAAACAACTGGAAATAAAGACTTACCAAATGGTTCCTGGAACTGTTGAAGAAAATTTAACTCTCCTGTCCCATGGCAAACTGGAGGAACTTACACCATCTGCTCCTCAAGGACGTGGCATGGGAATGGGGGGAAGAAGAAAATAA
- a CDS encoding P-loop ATPase, MinD superfamily (overlaps another CDS with the same product name~PFAM: 4Fe-4S binding domain; CobQ/CobB/MinD/ParA nucleotide binding domain): MKIAITGGKGGTGKSTISTALALELSGEHRVLLLDADVECPDDHIILSTTREKVKNVHVMLPGFNQENCSKCGRCSEVCRENAVVFIKDKYPFIIAGRCNGCGACLIACPSKAMDEGQQVIGAIYQGQYQQSYGKNSDNLLLVWGEIDVGCESTSLVVNATREYAANMVSDHDYVIIDTAAGTHCNVISAMMGVDLALAVTEPTPLGKHDLELILQLLKIMEIPTQIILNKSDIGDSNIIEEVSMDNSIPFIQKIPYERDIFKKHSRGQPVIHKTIEELAHTITVKFSGGTDK, encoded by the coding sequence ATGAAAATTGCAATAACTGGTGGAAAAGGTGGAACCGGAAAATCAACTATATCCACAGCCCTGGCTCTGGAGTTATCTGGTGAACATAGGGTATTATTGCTGGATGCAGATGTTGAATGTCCTGATGATCATATAATTCTCTCAACAACTCGTGAAAAGGTAAAAAATGTCCATGTCATGCTCCCAGGGTTTAACCAGGAAAATTGTTCAAAATGTGGAAGATGTTCGGAAGTCTGCAGGGAAAACGCAGTTGTATTTATCAAAGACAAATATCCATTCATTATTGCTGGGCGGTGCAATGGTTGTGGGGCTTGCCTCATCGCCTGCCCTTCCAAAGCCATGGATGAGGGTCAGCAAGTAATTGGGGCCATATATCAGGGGCAATACCAACAATCATATGGAAAAAACTCAGATAATCTCCTTCTAGTCTGGGGTGAGATTGATGTGGGTTGTGAATCTACCTCCTTAGTAGTCAATGCTACCAGAGAATACGCTGCCAACATGGTTTCTGATCATGACTATGTCATAATAGACACTGCCGCAGGAACACATTGTAATGTTATTTCAGCAATGATGGGTGTGGATTTAGCCTTGGCAGTGACAGAACCAACTCCACTTGGAAAACATGACCTGGAATTAATCCTTCAACTATTAAAAATCATGGAGATACCTACACAAATAATCCTTAATAAATCGGATATAGGGGATTCTAACATTATTGAAGAAGTTTCCATGGATAACAGTATTCCTTTTATTCAAAAAATTCCATACGAAAGAGACATATTTAAAAAACACTCCAGAGGTCAGCCGGTGATTCATAAAACCATTGAAGAACTTGCTCATACCATAACCGTAAAATTTTCTGGTGGAACCGACAAATGA
- a CDS encoding P-loop ATPase, MinD superfamily (overlaps another CDS with the same product name~PFAM: CobQ/CobB/MinD/ParA nucleotide binding domain; 4Fe-4S binding domain), whose protein sequence is MKTITILSGKGGAGKSTLTASLSVTLASDNKVVTIDCDADAPNLALVLGLEKENFDSWESLTTSEKIQFSKDKCKSLKFCPTCQGLKKCMNACNFSAITWNPEEDLPEINELLCVGCGACQLACPTGALTLKEVENARIGLGKTQYGFPIVSGQLKIGESGSGKVVNALRMKASEIAEDMQADYMILDAAAGVGCPVIASLTGCDYVILVTEPTSAAFWDLKRAIKLVDHFNIPCGAVINRWGINKDLTYQLQDYFQTNNIPLLGMIPYDTRFIDALVNLKPAVVYEPNFKTIFEDILNNCILDMQKISI, encoded by the coding sequence ATGAAAACAATTACCATACTATCTGGAAAAGGAGGGGCTGGAAAAAGCACTTTAACCGCTTCATTATCTGTAACGCTTGCCAGTGATAATAAAGTTGTGACAATTGACTGTGATGCTGATGCACCTAATTTAGCTCTTGTTTTAGGTCTTGAAAAGGAAAATTTTGACAGCTGGGAATCATTAACAACCAGTGAAAAAATTCAATTTTCCAAAGATAAATGCAAGTCACTAAAATTCTGCCCCACATGCCAGGGTCTTAAAAAATGTATGAATGCTTGCAATTTCTCAGCCATCACCTGGAACCCGGAGGAAGACCTGCCTGAGATAAATGAACTGTTATGTGTGGGTTGTGGTGCCTGCCAATTAGCCTGTCCAACAGGAGCTCTTACTCTTAAAGAGGTTGAAAATGCCAGGATAGGTTTGGGGAAAACTCAATATGGGTTCCCCATAGTTTCTGGACAGCTTAAAATAGGAGAATCTGGTTCTGGTAAAGTGGTAAACGCACTTAGAATGAAGGCCTCTGAAATTGCTGAAGATATGCAGGCGGATTACATGATCTTAGACGCAGCTGCAGGTGTTGGATGCCCAGTAATCGCTTCATTAACGGGATGTGATTATGTTATATTGGTAACTGAACCCACTTCAGCGGCATTTTGGGACCTTAAAAGAGCCATAAAACTTGTTGATCATTTCAACATCCCCTGTGGTGCGGTTATCAATCGGTGGGGAATCAACAAAGACCTCACCTACCAATTACAGGACTACTTCCAGACTAACAATATACCCCTATTGGGGATGATACCTTATGATACTAGATTCATCGATGCATTGGTTAATCTAAAACCAGCAGTTGTATATGAACCCAATTTTAAGACAATTTTTGAGGATATACTAAACAATTGTATTTTAGACATGCAAAAAATTTCCATATAA